Proteins encoded by one window of Phenylobacterium soli:
- a CDS encoding HORMA domain containing protein — MSVSTFTYTRTHTATYVADNMRNQLKRIIQAAGLSPEDLADSWNVLGEAVRTWLRSGHLRKVILEFYKPGSDKLEGRWDFDIDYDGSGVDDDMWVDREHLRRTIEKAGQPPPGCVYRVVLRHDPEAPMVTGMSSTDLRATDGFTSRAAGTSIATSDIMAGLNYWRRS, encoded by the coding sequence ATGAGCGTCTCCACCTTCACCTACACCCGCACCCACACCGCGACCTACGTGGCCGACAACATGCGCAACCAGCTGAAGCGCATTATCCAGGCGGCCGGCCTGTCGCCGGAGGACCTTGCCGACAGCTGGAACGTGCTGGGCGAGGCCGTGCGCACCTGGCTGCGCAGCGGTCACCTGAGGAAGGTGATCCTGGAGTTCTACAAACCTGGCAGCGACAAGCTCGAAGGCCGCTGGGACTTCGACATCGACTACGACGGCAGCGGCGTCGACGACGACATGTGGGTCGACCGCGAACACCTGCGCCGTACCATCGAGAAAGCCGGCCAGCCGCCGCCGGGCTGCGTTTATCGGGTGGTGCTCCGCCACGACCCCGAAGCGCCGATGGTGACCGGCATGTCGAGCACCGACCTGCGCGCCACCGATGGCTTCACCAGCCGCGCCGCCGGCACCTCGATCGCCACCTCGGACATCATGGCCGGCCTGAACTACTGGAGGCGCTCGTGA
- a CDS encoding AAA family ATPase: MTPGIAQQTMLPDPSFNQAWDAIKIADQVRKRLVNQALLGLSIRPKVAFEVAPLHGLIVLAGPPGTGKTTLARGLASQVAAALPGQRVVFIQVDPHALASASLGKSQQAATKLFDQTIPEAAQGGCGVVLLDEVETLAADRQRMSLEANPVDVHRATDAVLAGVDLLTRKHRNVLLIATTNYPQAVDPAFMSRADLIEMIPPPNAEARAEIIRDTLMGLAKSWPGVGGLVSHVNAFAAASDGLDGRRLRKAVVGAAALELETAKDPGKMNAQQVLASLQQAKRNAKEAGREAA; the protein is encoded by the coding sequence ATGACGCCGGGCATCGCCCAACAGACCATGCTTCCCGATCCGTCCTTCAACCAGGCCTGGGACGCCATCAAGATCGCCGACCAAGTCCGCAAGCGGCTGGTCAACCAGGCCCTCCTGGGCCTCTCCATCCGCCCGAAGGTGGCGTTCGAGGTCGCGCCCCTCCACGGGCTCATCGTGCTGGCGGGCCCTCCTGGCACCGGCAAGACGACTCTGGCGCGGGGCCTGGCCAGCCAAGTCGCCGCCGCCCTACCGGGCCAGCGGGTGGTCTTCATCCAGGTCGATCCGCACGCCCTGGCCAGCGCGTCGCTGGGCAAATCGCAGCAGGCGGCCACCAAGCTGTTCGACCAAACGATCCCCGAAGCTGCGCAAGGCGGCTGCGGCGTCGTCCTGTTGGACGAGGTCGAGACCCTCGCCGCCGACCGGCAGCGCATGAGCCTGGAAGCTAACCCAGTCGACGTGCACCGCGCCACCGATGCGGTGCTGGCGGGCGTGGACTTGCTGACCCGGAAGCACCGAAACGTGCTGCTGATCGCGACGACAAACTACCCGCAGGCCGTCGACCCCGCGTTCATGTCGCGAGCCGACCTAATCGAGATGATCCCACCGCCGAACGCCGAGGCGCGCGCGGAGATCATTCGCGACACCCTTATGGGCCTGGCGAAGTCGTGGCCTGGGGTGGGTGGCCTAGTTAGCCACGTGAACGCCTTCGCGGCGGCGTCCGACGGCCTCGACGGCCGGCGGCTACGCAAGGCGGTCGTGGGTGCGGCCGCCCTCGAGCTCGAAACGGCGAAGGATCCGGGAAAGATGAACGCCCAGCAGGTGTTGGCCTCGCTGCAGCAGGCGAAGCGCAACGCCAAGGAGGCTGGCCGTGAAGCTGCGTAG
- the dmeF gene encoding CDF family Co(II)/Ni(II) efflux transporter DmeF, whose translation MSELIAEHPRPGHHHNFLSAVHEASERRTWAVIWLCGAMMVGEIVGGLLFGSIALVADGLHMSTHAGALVLAALAYTYARRHAADPRFSFGTGKLGDLAGYTSAIILAMISLLIGYEAVKRLLHPVAIHFREAIPLAALGLAVNVASAWLLSAGGHHHHGHGHEHDEHDTDAEVRELATSLGLLRVEVFEDDVPPCFRVAVQDGRLDAGAVTIETVRADGVRQTFEFEDHGEFLQSSDIIPEPHEFTATVQVGEETHVLAFAEHDHHHHRDNNLRAAVVHVLADAAVSVLVIAGLVLARFFGWTWMDPLAGIVGAFVIASWSYGLIRDTGSILLDMNPDKKLTRQVQALVRASGDEVTDLHVWRLGPGHLGAILSVLTRSDRREDFYRAKLKAFPALSHITVEIVRR comes from the coding sequence ATGTCCGAACTGATCGCCGAACACCCCCGGCCGGGGCATCACCACAATTTCCTGAGCGCTGTCCACGAGGCGAGCGAACGACGAACCTGGGCCGTGATCTGGCTCTGCGGCGCCATGATGGTCGGCGAGATCGTGGGCGGCTTGCTGTTCGGCTCCATCGCCCTGGTCGCCGACGGCCTGCATATGTCCACGCACGCGGGCGCGCTCGTTCTCGCGGCGCTGGCCTACACCTATGCGCGCAGGCATGCCGCAGACCCCCGCTTCAGCTTCGGGACGGGCAAGCTTGGGGACCTGGCGGGTTACACGAGCGCGATCATCCTTGCGATGATCTCACTCCTGATCGGCTACGAGGCCGTCAAGAGGCTGCTCCATCCGGTCGCGATCCATTTCCGGGAGGCGATCCCCCTCGCGGCTCTGGGCCTTGCCGTGAACGTCGCCAGCGCCTGGCTGCTGAGCGCGGGCGGCCACCACCACCATGGTCATGGGCACGAACATGATGAGCACGACACCGATGCTGAGGTGCGCGAGCTAGCCACGAGCCTGGGCCTGCTTCGGGTGGAGGTCTTCGAGGACGATGTTCCTCCCTGCTTCAGGGTGGCCGTTCAAGACGGGCGCCTGGATGCCGGCGCGGTGACCATCGAGACCGTTCGGGCGGATGGCGTGCGCCAGACGTTCGAGTTCGAGGACCACGGCGAGTTCCTGCAATCCTCGGACATCATCCCGGAACCGCACGAATTCACCGCGACGGTCCAGGTGGGTGAGGAGACGCACGTGCTGGCGTTCGCCGAGCACGACCATCATCATCACCGCGACAACAATCTGCGCGCCGCCGTCGTCCACGTGCTGGCGGACGCCGCCGTCTCGGTCCTGGTGATCGCCGGCCTCGTGCTGGCGCGCTTCTTCGGATGGACCTGGATGGACCCGCTCGCAGGGATCGTCGGGGCGTTCGTCATCGCAAGTTGGTCGTACGGGCTTATCCGCGACACGGGTTCGATTCTGCTCGACATGAACCCCGACAAGAAGCTCACACGTCAGGTGCAGGCGCTCGTGCGAGCGTCCGGGGACGAAGTGACCGACCTCCACGTCTGGCGGCTCGGGCCGGGGCACTTGGGCGCGATCCTAAGCGTCCTGACGCGCTCGGACCGCCGAGAGGATTTCTATCGGGCCAAGCTCAAGGCCTTTCCCGCGCTGTCACACATCACGGTGGAGATCGTCCGCCGGTAA
- a CDS encoding XRE family transcriptional regulator has protein sequence MTKASSSGQKATGRYVTRSSVSDAPRTTARATTTGEFTVALPSKSVQALNPRKSGVRAVMQVLSERIAESRESGRATGFWVDVDPNGQPRVRAEQAGAATPAEPPADNDDLEAALAAARERGRLRAAEILSGQEMLSAEAFAELLGVSRVTINAKRQKHEVLGLDGAKRGFRFPAWQVDENGKPFAALPQLFERLGDSPWTVYRFLIQRHPELEGASGLDALRRGRTEEVLDAAESVAAGAFG, from the coding sequence ATGACCAAGGCTTCATCCTCAGGCCAGAAGGCGACGGGCCGCTATGTGACGCGGTCGAGCGTGAGCGACGCGCCGCGGACGACGGCGCGCGCGACCACGACGGGCGAGTTCACCGTCGCCCTGCCGTCGAAGTCCGTCCAGGCCCTCAACCCGCGCAAGTCCGGCGTCCGCGCGGTCATGCAGGTGCTGAGCGAACGTATCGCCGAGAGCCGGGAAAGCGGCCGCGCCACCGGGTTTTGGGTGGACGTGGATCCCAACGGCCAGCCGCGGGTGCGCGCCGAGCAAGCCGGCGCCGCCACGCCGGCCGAGCCCCCCGCCGATAACGATGACTTGGAGGCGGCGCTCGCCGCCGCGCGCGAACGCGGCCGGTTGCGGGCCGCCGAGATCCTCTCGGGCCAGGAGATGCTGAGCGCCGAGGCTTTCGCCGAGCTGCTGGGCGTCAGCCGGGTCACGATCAACGCCAAGCGCCAGAAGCACGAGGTGCTGGGGCTGGACGGGGCCAAGCGCGGCTTCCGCTTTCCGGCCTGGCAGGTCGATGAGAACGGCAAGCCGTTTGCGGCCCTGCCGCAGCTGTTCGAGCGTCTCGGCGACAGCCCCTGGACCGTCTACCGGTTCCTGATCCAGCGCCACCCCGAGCTGGAGGGGGCGAGCGGCCTGGATGCGCTGCGCCGCGGCCGAACCGAAGAGGTCCTCGACGCGGCCGAGAGCGTCGCGGCCGGGGCCTTCGGCTAG
- a CDS encoding CBASS oligonucleotide cyclase yields the protein MSKVSDAFQTFKTRLEITQTEQDDASRRQKDVRATVQANFDVERDFLTGSYGRRTKTKPLKDIDIFVVLGKDEKWRRDKHPKGVLDDLEKCLVDAYGEDQVERDRRCVTVYFQKKNQTQHEDGKVLSLDVVPAFGMKDGYDIPDDTLGTWIKTDPEIHAEEATAKNKALAGGWVPLVKMLKSWNRSNGKSITPSYLIEVMALELVDGPFSNFPDEARRFFAAAQATVGDDWPDPAGLGPLVSDEMTAARCATARQKLREAEVAATRAFRAEQQGYEGEAVRIWKEIFGDFFPAS from the coding sequence GTGAGCAAGGTCAGCGACGCCTTCCAGACCTTCAAGACCCGGCTGGAGATCACCCAGACCGAACAGGACGATGCTTCTCGGCGGCAGAAGGACGTTCGGGCTACCGTCCAGGCCAACTTCGACGTCGAGCGTGATTTCCTGACCGGCAGCTATGGCCGCCGCACCAAGACCAAGCCTCTGAAAGACATCGACATCTTTGTGGTGCTGGGCAAGGACGAGAAGTGGCGGCGCGACAAACACCCGAAGGGCGTGCTGGACGATCTCGAAAAGTGCCTGGTCGACGCCTATGGCGAGGACCAGGTGGAGCGAGACCGCCGTTGCGTCACCGTCTACTTCCAGAAGAAGAACCAGACCCAGCACGAGGACGGCAAGGTCCTCAGCCTTGACGTGGTCCCCGCCTTCGGGATGAAAGACGGCTACGACATTCCGGACGACACCCTGGGGACCTGGATCAAGACCGATCCGGAGATACACGCGGAAGAGGCGACGGCGAAGAACAAGGCGCTGGCCGGCGGCTGGGTCCCGCTGGTGAAGATGCTGAAGAGCTGGAATCGGTCGAACGGCAAGTCGATCACCCCCTCCTACCTCATCGAGGTAATGGCGTTGGAGCTGGTGGACGGACCGTTCAGCAATTTTCCGGACGAGGCGCGTCGGTTCTTTGCCGCCGCCCAGGCCACGGTCGGCGACGACTGGCCCGACCCCGCCGGCCTCGGGCCGCTGGTCTCCGACGAAATGACGGCCGCACGTTGCGCCACCGCCCGACAGAAGCTGCGGGAAGCCGAGGTCGCTGCGACCCGCGCCTTCCGCGCCGAGCAACAGGGCTATGAGGGCGAGGCCGTCCGGATCTGGAAGGAGATCTTCGGCGACTTCTTTCCGGCCAGCTGA
- a CDS encoding DUF2971 domain-containing protein: MDHLYRFRSVEGLLGEHAELARQEIYFAPTGELNDPMEGYLDVVWRGDGILWRNLLRNYLVSLVHVAAYGFDEPMDADTQLGLAWLTRVDVKDQPIAPILEEFTSAILAKSPAKRLIAHLADRRRRIGRDELAYWLWTLHPSAVGALLNLMIDRGMLTAAAAPDEKQVARSEAALSGQIDAMRKLAPLTRRRAATYFSVARNTAAQLALIHDYGDPALEQAEAWRFFTRKFPDRYVEGLEAMVYPPWHVACFLEDPRNAAMWGVYGDHHRGVCLKFATQPVESGVGLELEAFSGWQGNSDGIKPHIGKRVLSFQKVRYSPVRPQIEFFSSLGNIPRYKVIGDWLADDQGRRSPLIRDLDAETPAWRTAYWDRFQRSQAVKTPEWAHEREHRLVLSSSGALDKPLRKARYDFGALTGVIFGLRTPDNDKRRIMQVIEQKCREAGRREFEFHQAYWSAANRRLDIAPLPLLKFRFN; this comes from the coding sequence ATGGACCATCTCTATCGCTTCCGCTCCGTCGAAGGCCTGTTGGGCGAGCACGCAGAACTGGCGCGCCAGGAGATCTACTTCGCCCCGACGGGCGAGCTGAACGACCCCATGGAGGGCTACCTCGACGTGGTCTGGCGGGGCGATGGCATCCTCTGGCGCAACCTGCTGCGCAACTACCTCGTCTCCCTGGTGCACGTCGCCGCCTATGGGTTCGACGAGCCCATGGACGCCGACACTCAGCTGGGTCTCGCCTGGCTGACCCGCGTCGACGTGAAGGACCAGCCGATCGCGCCGATACTCGAAGAGTTCACCTCCGCCATTCTGGCCAAGTCGCCCGCCAAGCGCCTGATCGCCCATCTGGCGGATCGCCGCCGGCGGATCGGCCGCGACGAGCTGGCCTACTGGCTCTGGACGCTGCACCCATCGGCCGTGGGCGCGCTCCTCAACCTGATGATTGATCGGGGCATGCTGACAGCGGCCGCCGCCCCCGACGAAAAGCAGGTCGCGCGCAGCGAAGCCGCCTTGTCCGGGCAGATCGATGCGATGCGGAAGCTGGCGCCGCTGACCCGACGCAGGGCCGCCACCTATTTCTCCGTCGCCCGCAACACAGCTGCCCAGCTCGCCCTGATCCACGACTACGGCGATCCCGCCCTTGAGCAGGCTGAGGCGTGGCGCTTCTTCACGCGCAAGTTCCCGGATCGCTATGTGGAGGGCCTTGAGGCGATGGTCTATCCGCCCTGGCACGTGGCGTGCTTTCTGGAGGATCCGCGCAATGCTGCGATGTGGGGCGTCTATGGCGATCATCACCGCGGAGTCTGCCTCAAGTTCGCGACTCAGCCTGTCGAGAGCGGGGTCGGCCTGGAACTGGAGGCTTTCAGCGGCTGGCAAGGAAATTCCGACGGCATCAAGCCTCACATCGGCAAGCGCGTGCTCTCATTCCAAAAGGTCCGCTATTCGCCTGTGCGGCCTCAGATCGAGTTCTTCAGCTCCCTCGGCAACATCCCGCGCTACAAGGTGATCGGTGACTGGCTCGCTGATGACCAAGGCCGGCGCAGCCCCTTGATCCGCGACCTCGACGCCGAAACCCCGGCGTGGCGGACGGCTTACTGGGACCGCTTCCAGCGCAGCCAGGCGGTCAAAACGCCGGAGTGGGCCCATGAACGGGAACACCGGCTCGTGCTCTCCTCGTCTGGTGCCTTGGATAAGCCCCTGCGCAAGGCGCGCTACGACTTCGGCGCGCTCACCGGCGTGATCTTCGGACTGAGGACCCCTGACAATGACAAGCGGAGGATCATGCAGGTGATCGAGCAGAAGTGCCGCGAGGCCGGGCGGCGGGAGTTCGAATTCCACCAGGCTTACTGGTCGGCGGCCAACCGCCGGCTGGATATCGCACCCCTGCCGCTCCTTAAATTCAGGTTCAATTGA
- a CDS encoding class I SAM-dependent methyltransferase — protein MTTKAHWESVYRSKAMDEVSWYRPHLDVSLRLIERAAPDLGSAIIDVGGGESTLVDDLVARGYRDLTVLDISPAALDVAQARLGAAATSVHWIAGDITQTELAAARYDVWHDRAVFHFLTDEGQRAAYVRQVARAVRPGGHVIVGTFGPRGPEKCSGLDVVRYDPAGLHGQFGPKFRLLESLTELHETPWGTTQEFMYCFCRLD, from the coding sequence ATGACCACAAAGGCGCATTGGGAGAGCGTGTATCGCTCCAAGGCCATGGACGAGGTGAGCTGGTACAGGCCGCACCTCGACGTGTCGCTCCGGCTTATCGAACGCGCCGCACCTGATCTTGGCAGCGCGATCATCGATGTGGGTGGAGGGGAGTCGACCTTGGTCGATGACCTCGTCGCCCGCGGCTACCGCGATCTGACCGTGCTCGACATCTCTCCGGCGGCCCTCGACGTGGCCCAAGCCCGGCTCGGTGCGGCGGCTACCTCAGTGCATTGGATTGCGGGCGACATCACCCAGACCGAGTTGGCGGCGGCCCGGTACGACGTTTGGCACGACCGAGCCGTATTTCACTTCCTGACGGACGAAGGGCAACGCGCGGCATATGTCCGTCAGGTGGCGCGCGCGGTGAGGCCCGGCGGCCACGTCATCGTGGGCACCTTCGGCCCGCGAGGTCCCGAAAAATGCAGCGGCCTCGATGTCGTTCGCTACGATCCGGCCGGGCTTCACGGCCAGTTTGGGCCGAAATTCCGCCTGCTGGAGAGCCTTACGGAGCTACATGAAACGCCTTGGGGTACGACCCAGGAGTTCATGTATTGCTTCTGCCGGCTCGACTAA
- a CDS encoding RES family NAD+ phosphorylase, which translates to MARREPPPGFAKAALDLTRIPTGQLFGRIYHQRFTDPLGYGKTRSRFSDPRRRTSENRFGVLYLGSSLKVCFLEALLRDERDGLIGDYLVDEGELDTRRFAQIEIREELTLVDLTGDAPVRMGVPSDVPRSSKQALARRWSLAFYEHPARVDGICYASRLNGEVNLAIYDRAVAKLAPRETTALRAASGLARVLNGLNVALV; encoded by the coding sequence GTGGCGCGCCGCGAGCCGCCGCCGGGATTCGCGAAGGCGGCGCTGGATCTGACCCGGATCCCGACCGGCCAGCTGTTCGGGCGCATCTATCACCAGCGCTTCACCGACCCGCTGGGCTACGGCAAGACCCGCAGCCGGTTCAGCGATCCACGCCGCCGGACGTCCGAAAATCGCTTCGGCGTCCTCTATCTCGGCTCGTCGCTGAAGGTCTGCTTCCTCGAAGCGCTGCTCAGGGACGAGCGCGACGGCCTCATCGGCGACTACCTGGTGGACGAAGGCGAACTCGACACCCGCCGGTTCGCCCAGATCGAGATCCGGGAGGAGCTGACCCTGGTGGACCTGACCGGGGACGCCCCGGTCCGGATGGGCGTTCCGAGCGACGTTCCCCGGTCCTCGAAACAGGCGCTCGCGCGCCGCTGGTCGCTCGCCTTCTATGAGCACCCCGCGCGGGTGGACGGGATCTGCTACGCCTCGCGCCTCAACGGCGAGGTGAACCTCGCCATCTATGATCGCGCGGTCGCCAAGCTGGCCCCGCGCGAGACGACGGCCCTGCGCGCTGCGTCGGGGCTCGCCCGCGTCCTCAACGGCCTGAACGTCGCGCTCGTGTGA
- a CDS encoding tyrosine-type recombinase/integrase, with the protein MSNKRVKLTRKLVESVALGPQDAFLWDSEVVGFGVKVSRGGQRSYILQYRIGGRSRRFTIGTHGSPWTPETARDRAKILLGQVAGGVDPQDEKAEDRKALTVAELCDLYVTEGLATRKPLSVVAAKADIENHIKPLLGSKPANAVTPGDVDKLLTDIAAGRTAKRSKTARKRGLARVTGGKGAANSAITTLCAAFNFGVRRGVRPDNPALGVRKYPEKKLERFLSPAELARLGEALAAAEALGVESPYALAAIRLLILTGCRRNEILTLKRSYVDEHNSCLRLPDSKTGAKIVHIGDAALEVIQAVPEVVGNPYLLPGRKGEGHIVDLQSTWERIRAAAGLSDVRLHDLRHAFASLGAASGDSLLVIGSLLGHKSAKTTHRYAHLADHPLKDAANRISAEVARLMGTTSSGPAKPARRANVVPAPPGTKGVLGEVIETKWLDTPAAAAFLGHTVGTLQTYRWMGTGPRFRKIGRRVVYALGDLEAWRSEQAASSSARAA; encoded by the coding sequence ATGTCGAACAAGCGCGTCAAACTCACCCGCAAGCTGGTCGAGAGCGTGGCGCTCGGCCCGCAGGACGCCTTCCTCTGGGATTCGGAGGTGGTGGGCTTCGGCGTGAAGGTCAGTCGCGGCGGCCAGCGCAGCTACATTCTCCAGTACCGGATCGGTGGACGCTCGCGGCGCTTCACGATCGGAACGCATGGCTCGCCCTGGACGCCGGAGACGGCGCGGGACCGGGCGAAGATCCTGCTCGGCCAGGTCGCCGGCGGTGTCGATCCCCAGGACGAGAAGGCCGAAGATCGCAAGGCGCTCACCGTGGCCGAGCTGTGCGACCTCTACGTCACCGAAGGGCTCGCCACCCGAAAGCCGTTGTCCGTCGTGGCCGCCAAGGCCGACATCGAGAACCACATCAAGCCGCTTCTGGGCTCCAAGCCGGCGAACGCGGTCACACCCGGCGACGTGGACAAGTTGCTGACCGACATCGCCGCAGGCCGCACCGCGAAACGGAGCAAGACCGCGCGCAAGCGGGGTCTCGCGCGCGTCACGGGCGGGAAGGGGGCGGCGAACTCGGCGATCACCACCCTCTGCGCCGCGTTTAATTTCGGCGTCCGCCGCGGCGTGCGGCCCGACAACCCGGCCCTGGGCGTCCGGAAGTATCCCGAGAAGAAGCTCGAGCGCTTTCTCTCCCCGGCCGAGCTTGCGCGGCTTGGCGAGGCGCTCGCCGCGGCGGAAGCCCTGGGCGTCGAGAGCCCGTACGCGCTCGCGGCCATTCGATTGCTCATCCTGACCGGCTGCCGTCGCAACGAGATCCTCACGCTCAAGCGCAGCTACGTGGACGAGCACAACAGCTGTCTGCGGCTGCCGGACAGCAAGACCGGCGCGAAGATCGTGCATATCGGCGACGCCGCCCTGGAGGTGATCCAGGCGGTGCCGGAGGTGGTCGGAAACCCTTACCTGCTGCCCGGGCGAAAGGGCGAGGGACACATCGTCGATCTTCAATCGACCTGGGAGCGGATCCGCGCCGCCGCGGGCCTATCGGACGTGCGGCTGCACGACCTCAGGCACGCGTTCGCGAGCCTGGGCGCGGCCAGCGGCGACAGCCTGCTCGTGATCGGCTCCCTCCTCGGGCACAAAAGCGCCAAGACCACCCACCGTTACGCTCACCTGGCCGACCATCCCCTCAAGGACGCGGCGAACCGCATATCGGCGGAAGTGGCCCGCTTGATGGGAACGACGTCATCGGGTCCGGCCAAGCCAGCCCGCCGCGCTAATGTTGTTCCGGCGCCGCCCGGCACGAAAGGGGTGCTGGGCGAGGTCATCGAGACGAAGTGGCTGGATACGCCGGCCGCGGCGGCGTTCCTTGGCCATACCGTCGGCACGCTGCAGACCTATCGCTGGATGGGCACGGGGCCGCGGTTCCGGAAAATCGGCCGCCGCGTCGTCTACGCCCTCGGGGACCTTGAAGCGTGGCGCAGCGAGCAGGCGGCCAGCTCGTCGGCTCGCGCAGCCTAG
- a CDS encoding sodium:calcium antiporter — translation MNPLLVNVVLLLGSAAVIYFACEFFVNGVEWLGRKLSVGRTATGTILAAFGTALPESVVTFVAVAFGKGDAQRELGVGAALGGPLVLATIAYATVGATLILSGRHLRRTGDVRKQFQRLSRDQGWFLTIFIVKLSVGLVAFAFKPWLGVLFLAAYAIYFWREMSRDESDEAEEHLEPLIIARKRQGEPPLSLSALQTAVALVVIFGASRLFVSQLDALGPALGMKPQLLALLLSPIATELPETMNAIIWVRQGKHRLALANISGAMMIQATVPTAFGLFWTPWLLDRSLILAGGVTAIAVAVMFVSFRRGVISRGFLASMGLFYALFAALLVLLHL, via the coding sequence ATGAACCCGTTGCTCGTGAACGTGGTCCTCCTGCTGGGGTCGGCCGCCGTCATCTACTTCGCCTGCGAGTTCTTCGTGAATGGGGTGGAATGGCTGGGCCGCAAGCTCTCGGTCGGCCGGACGGCCACCGGCACGATCCTCGCCGCCTTCGGCACCGCCCTGCCGGAGAGCGTGGTCACCTTCGTCGCGGTGGCGTTCGGCAAGGGCGACGCTCAGCGCGAATTGGGTGTCGGCGCCGCGCTCGGCGGGCCGCTGGTCCTGGCCACCATCGCCTACGCCACCGTGGGCGCGACCCTGATCCTGAGCGGTCGCCATCTGCGCCGCACCGGCGACGTCAGAAAGCAGTTCCAGCGCCTCAGCCGGGACCAAGGGTGGTTCCTGACGATCTTCATCGTCAAGCTTTCGGTCGGCCTGGTCGCCTTCGCCTTCAAGCCGTGGCTTGGCGTCCTCTTCCTCGCCGCCTACGCCATTTACTTCTGGCGCGAGATGAGCCGCGACGAGAGCGACGAGGCGGAAGAGCACCTGGAGCCGCTGATTATCGCCCGCAAGCGCCAAGGTGAACCGCCCCTTAGCCTGAGCGCCCTGCAGACCGCCGTGGCGCTCGTCGTGATCTTCGGGGCGTCGCGCCTGTTCGTCAGCCAGCTCGACGCGCTCGGGCCAGCGCTCGGCATGAAGCCGCAACTACTGGCGTTGCTTCTCAGTCCCATCGCGACAGAGCTTCCCGAAACGATGAACGCCATCATCTGGGTCCGTCAGGGCAAGCACCGGTTGGCGCTCGCCAACATCAGCGGCGCGATGATGATCCAGGCCACTGTCCCGACGGCGTTCGGTCTCTTCTGGACGCCGTGGCTGCTCGATCGCTCGCTGATCCTCGCCGGCGGCGTCACCGCAATCGCCGTCGCGGTGATGTTCGTCTCGTTCCGGCGCGGCGTGATCTCCCGCGGGTTCCTCGCCAGCATGGGACTGTTCTACGCCCTGTTCGCCGCCCTCCTCGTCCTGCTGCACCTCTGA
- a CDS encoding S-4TM family putative pore-forming effector — protein sequence MTNTIPQTQNSERALKFMRARQATYFQASVNQWLQLVVTVLAPVIGAMIGLNNPATRPYVALASVAASLLDAAVLDRAQRKLLATAAKMAEMFDVEVLQLPWNAFVVGPRLDAETIHGAAERYKGEAKMAKIRNWYPVVVGQAPLPLARIVCQRTNLWYDASLRRTYGGVIVIFAVAVTAGLVGAAIYLDLKFLDLVTTAIVPASPVLIWAIRERNRHKDTADAQERVKGESEALWDRAKAGGCSDDDCAERSREFQNSIYARRVSSPLILPFMYPLLRNRMEAQMNVGAEAMLRDAGLLKDKPEEGVPAG from the coding sequence GTGACCAACACCATCCCGCAGACCCAGAACTCGGAGCGTGCGCTCAAGTTCATGCGCGCGCGCCAGGCCACCTATTTCCAGGCCTCCGTAAACCAGTGGTTGCAGCTCGTGGTCACGGTCCTGGCTCCGGTGATCGGCGCGATGATCGGACTCAACAACCCGGCGACCAGGCCTTACGTGGCCTTGGCGTCCGTCGCGGCGTCTCTCCTGGACGCCGCTGTGTTAGACCGGGCGCAGCGCAAGCTGCTGGCGACCGCCGCCAAGATGGCCGAGATGTTCGACGTCGAGGTCCTTCAACTGCCCTGGAACGCCTTCGTGGTAGGTCCGCGGCTGGACGCTGAGACCATCCACGGCGCGGCCGAGCGCTACAAGGGCGAGGCCAAGATGGCCAAGATCCGCAACTGGTATCCGGTCGTCGTCGGCCAGGCGCCGCTGCCCCTGGCGCGGATCGTCTGCCAGAGAACCAACCTGTGGTACGACGCGAGCCTGCGGCGGACCTATGGCGGCGTCATCGTGATCTTCGCCGTCGCGGTGACGGCTGGACTGGTGGGCGCGGCCATCTACCTCGATCTGAAGTTCCTGGACCTGGTCACTACCGCCATTGTCCCGGCCTCGCCGGTGCTGATCTGGGCCATCCGTGAGCGCAACCGTCATAAAGACACCGCCGACGCCCAGGAGCGGGTGAAGGGCGAATCTGAGGCGTTGTGGGATCGGGCCAAGGCCGGCGGGTGCAGCGACGACGACTGCGCCGAACGCTCCCGCGAGTTTCAGAACTCCATCTATGCGCGGCGAGTCTCCAGCCCGCTGATCCTGCCCTTCATGTATCCGCTGCTCCGTAACAGGATGGAGGCGCAGATGAACGTCGGAGCCGAGGCTATGCTGCGCGACGCCGGCCTGCTGAAGGATAAGCCGGAGGAGGGTGTCCCGGCCGGCTGA